From Macadamia integrifolia cultivar HAES 741 unplaced genomic scaffold, SCU_Mint_v3 scaffold402, whole genome shotgun sequence:
TGGTTGGTTACAAGACAGTCGCAAAATTAGGGTAGATGAGCAATTGGCAATGTTCATGTTCAGAATAACAGGTGTAGGTCCTACTAATAGAGCAGTTGAGGAGAGATTCCAACATTCAGGACAGACTGTCAACTATTACTTTGGCAAAGTATTGCAAGGGGTGCTTAAGCTTTCTAAGGAGTACATCAAAGCCCCATCGTTTGATGAGATTCCTATGGAAATAATTGCAAACAACAAATGgtggccatattttaaggtaaattggcaattttctttctaataagtttacatcattttttaacttatgatcgttttttgtttcacataatagtgcttttggttggttttttgttttattttaattaggattgcattggtgccaTAGATGGTACACATGTTACTGCTATAGTTCCTAAGGGAAAACAGATCCCATATCGAGGACGGAAGGGGATAACAACCcataatgtgatgtgtgcctgctcgtttgacatgaaattcacttttgtatatGCGAGTTGGGAAGgcagtgcaaatgattgtcgtgTATTCAATAGAGCCCTAGAGGATCCTACTTTACgatttcctcatcctccccaaGGTATATCAATTCCCAAATTATCATGTATGCAAATGATTATTGTGTATGCTTTTAATGTCTTGCTTTATCATATTGTAGGGAAGTATTACATTGTAGACTCATGATATGCAAGTAGGAATGGATACTTGACACCATTTAAAGGAGAGAGATATCATATACCAGAttataatggaggaagaaggCAACCCAGAAGTACTAAGGAATTGTTTAACTATAGACATTCTTCTTTAAGGAATCATATTGAGcgttgttttgggattttaaaatcaagattctctattttaaaaaacatgccTCAATTCTCACTTAGTTATCAAAGTTATATTGTGATAGCTTGTTGTGGACTTCATAACTATATTAAATCTGAACAAATAGCAGATGCACTTTTTCAACAATATGGGGAAGATGACTACTATGAtcctaatgaagagagagtcagggtagtcaacgctcacggagaacaagaagatggtgatattgcgagtacttctactacaattcatcagggcaatcaacgtgtacaaggaagacagatgaatgagctaaggatacaaattgcaaatcagatggcagtagataagggttaccccctgatttgattgtttatgtaataaaatttcaagacacctatttgcagctatgatttttattttgtaattcctataaacttgaatagtagacttttgtttttttattaagataaatgtggaaactctttatgcttatattttattatttcctttaagtaatagtattttaaaagataatttcataaacaaattatttccttatttaagttaaatttgaccataataacatgtttgtaattattgatttcattgttcaaaagtgaattttcattattgtactctccaggaatagaagtgtttgtcaaacactgtttttgttctttcctgttctaaagccatttctgaaatagttttaccaaacgatGTTTCTGTTccgccagagtgtcttcacagcatggaatcgaaaaagaacactctccaggaatagaagtgttatcaaacggcccctaaATGTGTATCACCATTATATAGAACTTAAATTCGGACTTCAACTAATCTCAAATTCTCGGACTTAACATCCTTACAAGTCCATATTTATGcattgaaaataataataatgagccACCACCAATCATCGAACAAGTAGGGTTGTTGGTCTATGTGATCATAATTCAATCTGTCATTTATAGAGGTGACTGGTGAGCCCATCTTTGTCGAACAAGACTAGATTGATAAGGTCCACCATGTGATAGAGGTTGCACATCACCGACTTCTTT
This genomic window contains:
- the LOC122068492 gene encoding uncharacterized protein LOC122068492, with protein sequence MANVDNTPIISSTDDDVEELILATLLIVQYHYSSDLYTREPRRDSAFTGATWVHEVLHGHANRCYEEFGMERHVFLNLCLLMRHRGWLQDSRKIRVDEQLAMFMFRITGVGPTNRAVEERFQHSGQTVNYYFGKVLQGVLKLSKEYIKAPSFDEIPMEIIANNKWWPYFKDCIGAIDGTHVTAIVPKGKQIPYRGRKGITTHNGSITL